One Mugil cephalus isolate CIBA_MC_2020 chromosome 12, CIBA_Mcephalus_1.1, whole genome shotgun sequence DNA segment encodes these proteins:
- the LOC125017705 gene encoding homeobox protein engrailed-1-like isoform X2 yields the protein MEEQEKLNSTGSSEGESVSPSGSMPSPPILPLQVAQQAHRTTNFFIDNILRPDFGCKKEHGLCPRERAQTSGRERVHPVISRPSLPGTPCQDSNCSSDSSSSSASSAASLPSPNKNKESGGGATAADVSTGSGGDVKDGERTVGGTVEDSSPSSLVVLKDAGASTPEAQPLLWPAWVYCTRYSDRPSSGPRTRKLKKSKSSKEDKRPRTAFTAEQLQRLKTEFQVNRYITEQRRQSLAHELNLNESQIKIWFQNKRAKIKKASGFKNGLALQLMAQGLYNHSTTTIQEDKEDSD from the exons atggaggagcaggagaaactCAACAGCACTGGTAGCAGTGAGGGAGAGAGCGTATCTCCGTCTGGCAGCATGCCCTCGCCGCCCATACTTCCTCTACAGGTCGCCCAACAGGCCCACAGAACAACTAACTTTTTCATTGATAATATTTTGCGACCGGATTTCGGCTGCAAGAAGGAGCACGGCCTTTGCCCCCGGGAGAGGGCGCAGACATCCGGCCGGGAGCGCGTCCACCCGGTGATCAGCAGGCCGAGCCTCCCCGGGACGCCGTGCCAGGACTCCAACTGCAGCAGTGACAGCTCCTCGTCCTCCGCCTCCTCGGCAGCTTCGTTGCCGAGTCCcaacaagaacaaagaaagCGGCGGAGGAGCCACTGCAGCCGACGTCTCCACCGGCAGCGGCGGCGACGTaaaagacggagagaggacTGTTGGCGGGACAGTGGAGGACAGTTCTCCTTCTTCGCTGGTGGTACTGAAAGACGCCGGGGCGTCCACACCGGAGGCCCAGCCGCTGCTCTGGCCTGCCTGGGTCTACTGCACCCGGTACTCGGATAGGCCCTCATCTG GCCCAAGGACACGGAAACTGAAAAAGTCGAAAAGCAGTAAAGAGGACAAGCGGCCCCGCACAGCCTTCACCGCCGAGCAGCTGCAGAGACTAAAGACGGAGTTCCAGGTGAACCGCTACATCACCGAGCAGAGGCGGCAGTCCCTGGCCCACGAGCTCAACCTCAACGAGTCCCAGATCAAAATCTGGTTTCAGAACAAGCGGGCCAAGATCAAGAAAGCCAGCGGCTTCAAGAACGGGCTGGCGCTGCAGCTGATGGCGCAGGGACTGTACAAccactccaccaccaccatccaggAAGACAAGGAGGACAGCGACTGA
- the c12h2orf76 gene encoding UPF0538 protein C2orf76 homolog: MASETAVVTVRLVRSFEHRNFKPVVYHGVRLDQTVEEFVQFIRDDVATRPGLPPPFRKHAYDTMKIIHQAHGAKTNELVMSLDDDEKLILHNGQTLSAAGVANETELAFFRKEDYGLYKANPKTAW; this comes from the exons ATGGCCAGTGAAACTGCGGTGGTCACTGTTCGTCTTGTGAGGTCCTTTGAGCACAGGAACTTCAAACCTGTCGTGTATCACGGAGTTAGATTAGACCAAACGGTGGAGGAATTCGTGCAGTTCATCAGGGACG ATGTGGCAACAAGACCAggacttcctcctcctttccggAAACATGCTTATG ACACAATGAAGATTATCCACCAAGCTCATGGAGCAAAG actaACGAGTTGGTCATGAGCTTAGATGATGATGAAAAGCTGATTCTACACAATGGCCAGACCCTTAGCGCTGCTGGCGTTG CTAACGAAACAGAACTGGCCTTCTTCAGGAAAGAAGACTATGGTCTCTATAAAGCAAACCCCAAAACAGCCTGGTGA
- the LOC125017705 gene encoding homeobox protein engrailed-1-like isoform X1, giving the protein MEEQEKLNSTGSSEGESVSPSGSMPSPPILPLQVAQQAHRTTNFFIDNILRPDFGCKKEHGLCPRERAQTSGRERVHPVISRPSLPGTPCQDSNCSSDSSSSSASSAASLPSPNKNKESGGGATAADVSTGSGGDVKDGERTVGGTVEDSSPSSLVVLKDAGASTPEAQPLLWPAWVYCTRYSDRPSSAGPRTRKLKKSKSSKEDKRPRTAFTAEQLQRLKTEFQVNRYITEQRRQSLAHELNLNESQIKIWFQNKRAKIKKASGFKNGLALQLMAQGLYNHSTTTIQEDKEDSD; this is encoded by the exons atggaggagcaggagaaactCAACAGCACTGGTAGCAGTGAGGGAGAGAGCGTATCTCCGTCTGGCAGCATGCCCTCGCCGCCCATACTTCCTCTACAGGTCGCCCAACAGGCCCACAGAACAACTAACTTTTTCATTGATAATATTTTGCGACCGGATTTCGGCTGCAAGAAGGAGCACGGCCTTTGCCCCCGGGAGAGGGCGCAGACATCCGGCCGGGAGCGCGTCCACCCGGTGATCAGCAGGCCGAGCCTCCCCGGGACGCCGTGCCAGGACTCCAACTGCAGCAGTGACAGCTCCTCGTCCTCCGCCTCCTCGGCAGCTTCGTTGCCGAGTCCcaacaagaacaaagaaagCGGCGGAGGAGCCACTGCAGCCGACGTCTCCACCGGCAGCGGCGGCGACGTaaaagacggagagaggacTGTTGGCGGGACAGTGGAGGACAGTTCTCCTTCTTCGCTGGTGGTACTGAAAGACGCCGGGGCGTCCACACCGGAGGCCCAGCCGCTGCTCTGGCCTGCCTGGGTCTACTGCACCCGGTACTCGGATAGGCCCTCATCTG CAGGCCCAAGGACACGGAAACTGAAAAAGTCGAAAAGCAGTAAAGAGGACAAGCGGCCCCGCACAGCCTTCACCGCCGAGCAGCTGCAGAGACTAAAGACGGAGTTCCAGGTGAACCGCTACATCACCGAGCAGAGGCGGCAGTCCCTGGCCCACGAGCTCAACCTCAACGAGTCCCAGATCAAAATCTGGTTTCAGAACAAGCGGGCCAAGATCAAGAAAGCCAGCGGCTTCAAGAACGGGCTGGCGCTGCAGCTGATGGCGCAGGGACTGTACAAccactccaccaccaccatccaggAAGACAAGGAGGACAGCGACTGA
- the LOC125017990 gene encoding acyl-CoA-binding protein-like, with product MAELQTKFDAAAAEVKQLKAKPADEEMLQIYALFKQASVGDINTDRPGMFDFTGKAKWDAWEKQKGKSKEDAMNEYIKLVEDLKAKYGV from the exons ATGGCTGAGCTCCAG ACGAAGTTTGATGCAGCAGCGGCTGAGGTGAAACAGCTGAAGGCAAAGCCGGCAGATGAAGAGATGCTGCAGATCTACGCCCTGTTCAAGCAGGCCTCCGTGGGAGACATCAACACAG ATCGCCCGGGGATGTTTGATTTCACTGGGAAAGCTAAATGGGATGCCTGGGAAAAGCAGAAAG GCAAGAGCAAAGAGGATGCCATGAACGAGTATATCAAGTTGGTGGAGGACCTGAAGGCCAAGTATGGGGTCTAA